The Solibacillus sp. FSL R7-0682 genome includes a window with the following:
- a CDS encoding MFS transporter, whose amino-acid sequence MRKSFQYLWISQLFANLGDVFYIVGLISIIYHSSESALLMALLPFLNMVGRMISSSFAPLMFNRYRLKQLLVISQGIKTILLLILVVGLIYTDSFIFVFILVFFVALLDGLAQPAGTALIPRIVEKSKLLRANSILSIVNETTQLAGWALGGILVAVTNGNFIIWLTLVFYIISTLCMAFIIDRTPFERKITVTKKQELSEGFRLIWDNRSFRSIHFMLVAESIANVVWVAAIMYIFVANVLHVSEVWWGYINTVFFIGLVIGGFVCTKFEHIFIQHIKVIVLFTAFAVALVMLVFGLNQIAMMALLLSLLYGVFDQVKGIVLGTWLQVKASDQELPKVYSAQGVITSLMFGLATLMAGAFANMMSVHWLFIGAGLLLLVSAVYFSLIQKRFE is encoded by the coding sequence ATGAGAAAATCTTTTCAATATTTATGGATTAGTCAGTTGTTTGCAAATCTAGGTGATGTATTTTATATTGTTGGCTTAATTTCGATTATATATCATTCGAGTGAATCTGCGTTGTTAATGGCACTATTACCATTTCTAAATATGGTAGGCCGCATGATAAGTAGTAGTTTTGCACCGCTTATGTTTAACCGTTACCGTTTAAAGCAATTACTTGTAATTTCACAAGGGATAAAAACCATTTTATTGTTAATTTTAGTCGTAGGGTTAATTTATACGGATTCCTTTATTTTTGTTTTTATCCTAGTTTTTTTTGTCGCATTACTAGATGGTTTAGCACAACCTGCTGGTACAGCACTAATTCCTCGTATCGTAGAAAAGTCAAAGCTTTTACGGGCTAATAGTATTTTATCTATAGTAAATGAAACTACACAGCTTGCGGGATGGGCGCTTGGTGGGATACTCGTTGCAGTTACGAATGGGAACTTTATCATTTGGCTAACATTGGTGTTTTATATCATTTCTACATTATGTATGGCATTCATTATTGATCGCACACCATTTGAAAGAAAAATTACCGTCACGAAAAAACAAGAACTAAGTGAAGGATTTAGACTAATTTGGGATAATCGTTCATTTCGTTCCATTCATTTCATGCTCGTTGCTGAATCGATTGCCAATGTTGTTTGGGTCGCAGCCATTATGTATATTTTTGTTGCAAATGTTTTACATGTATCTGAAGTTTGGTGGGGATATATAAACACTGTCTTTTTTATAGGATTGGTGATCGGGGGCTTTGTTTGTACGAAATTTGAGCATATTTTTATCCAACACATTAAAGTGATTGTCCTGTTTACAGCATTTGCAGTCGCACTTGTCATGTTAGTATTTGGACTAAATCAAATTGCTATGATGGCGCTACTTTTAAGTTTATTGTATGGGGTGTTCGACCAAGTTAAAGGGATTGTCCTCGGTACTTGGTTACAAGTAAAAGCATCCGATCAAGAGCTTCCAAAGGTTTATAGTGCACAAGGTGTAATCACGTCATTAATGTTTGGTTTAGCTACATTAATGGCGGGAGCTTTTGCTAATATGATGTCTGTCCACTGGCTTTTTATAGGTGCAGGGTTACTATTACTAGTGTCCGCCGTTTATTTTAGCTTAATACAAAAGCGATTTGAATAG
- a CDS encoding DNA primase — protein sequence MIRSVGAGNTGLSNQTRRKTQPEQTIPFPKIDQSGVSLEKEQLQGVEGGRPQMMVGVKAKAQLKSIFDEENGVVKLNADGDRLEVSKRAISMAKERLFG from the coding sequence ATGATTCGTTCCGTTGGAGCAGGCAATACTGGGTTAAGTAATCAAACTCGTCGCAAAACACAGCCTGAGCAAACTATACCATTTCCAAAAATCGATCAAAGCGGGGTTTCTTTAGAAAAGGAACAGCTTCAAGGTGTAGAAGGTGGTCGTCCACAAATGATGGTTGGGGTAAAGGCGAAGGCCCAGCTAAAATCTATCTTTGATGAAGAAAACGGTGTCGTAAAACTTAATGCAGACGGTGACCGTTTAGAAGTAAGTAAACGCGCGATTTCCATGGCGAAGGAAAGATTATTTGGATAA
- the bioB gene encoding biotin synthase BioB, whose protein sequence is MNWIQLAEEVIAGKLLTNDEALAILQSSDDELLSLMQGAFTIRKHYYGKKVKLNMIMNAKSGYCPENCGYCSQSSISTAPIEKYPFITKEEILAGAKQAFENQIGTFCIVASGRGPTRKDVNVVTEAVQEIKEKYGLKVCACLGLLKDEQAEKLKDAGVDRYNHNLNTSEKHHDYITTSHTYQDRVNTVEIAKKHGMSPCSGAIIGMRETKQDVVDIAYALHTLDADSIPVNFLNAIDGTKLEGTKELNPRYCLKVLALFRYINPSKEIRIAGGREINLGSLQPLGLYAANSIFVGDYLTTAGQEENADYAMLRDLGFEIEVGAKQALLQS, encoded by the coding sequence ATGAACTGGATTCAATTAGCCGAAGAAGTGATTGCAGGGAAATTATTAACGAATGATGAAGCACTTGCCATTTTACAGTCATCAGATGATGAATTATTGTCACTCATGCAAGGCGCATTTACAATTCGAAAACATTACTACGGAAAAAAAGTGAAGTTGAATATGATTATGAATGCGAAAAGTGGCTATTGCCCTGAAAATTGCGGCTATTGCTCTCAATCATCTATATCAACGGCACCGATCGAAAAATATCCTTTCATCACGAAAGAGGAAATTTTAGCGGGTGCAAAGCAAGCGTTTGAAAATCAAATCGGTACATTTTGTATTGTTGCCAGTGGGCGTGGTCCAACGCGTAAAGATGTAAATGTTGTAACAGAAGCCGTACAAGAAATTAAAGAAAAATATGGCTTAAAAGTATGCGCTTGTTTAGGCTTATTAAAGGATGAGCAAGCAGAAAAATTAAAGGATGCTGGCGTGGATCGCTACAACCACAATTTAAATACATCCGAAAAGCATCACGATTATATTACAACTTCTCACACCTATCAGGATCGTGTGAATACAGTTGAAATTGCCAAAAAACATGGTATGTCTCCTTGTTCAGGAGCCATTATTGGGATGCGTGAGACAAAGCAGGATGTTGTGGATATTGCGTATGCATTACATACGCTTGACGCCGATTCGATACCTGTTAACTTTTTAAATGCCATTGATGGGACGAAGCTTGAAGGCACAAAAGAACTAAATCCACGGTATTGCTTAAAGGTGCTCGCATTATTCCGCTATATTAACCCGTCGAAGGAAATCCGAATTGCGGGAGGACGCGAAATAAACTTAGGGTCACTACAACCACTCGGATTATATGCGGCAAATAGTATCTTTGTTGGAGACTATTTAACAACAGCTGGTCAAGAGGAAAATGCGGATTATGCCATGCTTCGAGATTTAGGATTTGAGATTGAAGTTGGTGCAAAACAGGCGTTGTTACAAAGCTAA